One region of Moraxella sp. ZY210820 genomic DNA includes:
- a CDS encoding helix-hairpin-helix domain-containing protein, with protein sequence MKLSQFVLAGLLFAGTLSAQAVEPTKPTNAQPTSTVVKSTTVKEITKDTKPAFSGKVNLNTATAKELQQLNGIGASKAKAIINYRKKIGGFKKIEQLKEVKGIGEELFNKNKAHLGL encoded by the coding sequence ATGAAACTTTCACAATTTGTTTTGGCGGGTTTATTATTCGCTGGCACACTATCAGCACAGGCAGTTGAACCAACAAAACCTACAAATGCACAACCTACTTCCACAGTAGTCAAATCCACGACTGTGAAAGAGATTACAAAAGATACTAAACCTGCATTTTCAGGTAAAGTAAATTTAAATACGGCAACTGCTAAAGAATTGCAACAATTAAACGGAATTGGTGCAAGCAAAGCCAAAGCTATTATTAATTATCGTAAAAAGATTGGTGGTTTTAAAAAGATTGAACAATTGAAAGAAGTGAAAGGTATTGGCGAAGAATTGTTCAATAAAAATAAAGCACATCTTGGACTTTA